The genomic region GAGGCGACGAACTCATCATCTTCTCGCGGGACACCGATTCTCGAAGCCAGCAGCGGCCTCACCGGTCCATTTACGGCGGTGCAGGGCCTGCTCGATTTCTCGCAGAACGCGTATAACGTAACGCTCTACTACGAGAAATATGGGATCTCCGCTCGGGCACGTTACACGTGGCGTGATGCCTTCCGGACCCTGGATACGGCCGGTGGCGCTTCGCTCAACAGTACCTTGGGCTTCCCTGTCGTGACAGAATCGAGAGGACAGCTGAACGCCAGCATTTCCTACGATGTTACTGACTGGCTCAATGTCGGGGTGGAGGGCGTTAACCTCACCAAATCCCGGATCACCCAGTCTTGTGTGAACTCAGGCGCACAGCTGTGCTTCCAGGGTCTCCCGGATCGCCGGATTACGTTCGGTGCGAGCTTCCGGTTCTAGGTGCCGCACTGGCCGGCAACCGAATATGGGACGGTTGCTTTTGCGACAGGCTTCGCTGTTACGACAGCGAAGCCTGAGCAGCCTCAAATGGTCGCTGGAGTTTCGATCGGTAATTGCCTATCCACTTTTCCAAAGTGGACTAGGCAACCGGTGGTAAGGTGACGGATGAGCAGCAAGAGACTCTACCAATCTGTAGCCCAAAAGATCGGCAAGCTGATCGACGATGGCGTATATTCTCCCGGTTCTCGCTTACCGGGCGAACGGGAGTTGGCAGAACAGCTCGGCGTTAGCCGGGTGACAATCCGAGAGGCCGAGATCGCCCTTCAGGCTGTTGGGCGGCTCGAAATCAAGACTGGTTCAGGCGTATATGTGCGCGAGGCTCCAGCCGGAGATACCGAAAAATTGCCGACCGCCAGCGCGTTTGAGGTCACTGAAGCGCGATTACTCGTAGAGTCTGAAGCTGCCGCCCTGGCGGCCCAGAACATCACGGATGAAGAGATTGAGCAGCTTGAACATCTTATTGATCTGATGGGTGAAGCCGATCACGAAAGTGCAAATGAGGCAGATGAAGCCTTTCACCTGACCATTGCTAAAGCCTCCAACAATACCGCTCTGCTCCATAATATTACGTCCTTGTGGCGAATGCGCGAAGATCTTCCCGATGTGAAGGCCACCTATGAAGCCGTGTGCGTAGACGACGCACAGATGCGGTCAGACGAACACCGCGCAGTGTTTGACGCATTGAAAGCCCGGGATTCTGCCGGCGCGCGCAGAGCCATGCGGGATCATTTTCACCGGTTAATCGAAAATATGCTGGACACCACCGAGCAGCAGGCTTTGGCCGAAGTCCAGAAACAGGCGACGGAAAGTCGTGAGCGTTTCCTCGCCGCGGCGAAGATGCGCTGAGCCTAGCCAGACAAACTGGTATGACAATTTTGTAAAACTGGCATAGAATATTGGTTGACACACCTTGTCGACCCGATATGGTCTTCTCGATAAGAGGGGAGTTGTTTTAGGATGTCTGTGAGGTTGCTCATTTGGCTGTTCGCGCTGTGCGCGTTGACGTCTCCCTTGCACGCAGAAGATCTTCTTGTCCGCAACCAGGATGAATATGCGCAGGCTCTGAGCCGGATTTCGGCGGGCGATACAATTGTTCTGGCAGACGGTGAATGGCCGGATTTTGAAATGGCGGTGACCGGGTCAGGGCGAGCCGAGAGCCCGATTACCGTTCGGTCGGAAACGCCCGGCTCAGTCGTCTTGACGGGCCAGTCCAATCTCCGAATTGGCGGCGAGCATATTGTCGTTTCGGGGCTCGTTTTTCGGGATGGCTACAGCCCCACTGGCGATGTGATCGCATTCCGGCTGGACAGCGATACGCTCGCGAACAATTCGCGCGTTACGCAAACTGTCATCGACAATTTCAGCAAGCCCGATCGCAATGAGACCGATTATTGGGTCGCGATCTATGGCAGCAACAACCGGTTCGACCACAATCATCTCGAGGGCAAAACCAATCGCGGTGTAACTTTGGCCGTTCGCCTGAACACGGCGGAGAGCCGCAACAATAATCACCGGATTGACCATAATTATTTCGGGCCGCGGTCCGTCCTCGGCTCCAATGGCGGCGAGACGTTGCGGATCGGGACGAGCCATTATGCAAGCTTCGATTCCAACACGATCGTTGAGAATAATGTCTTTGACCGGACTGATGGCGAGGTTGAGATTATTTCCGTCAAAGCCGGTGGCAATATCGTTCGCGGTAACCTGTTCCTGCGGTCGCGCGGTGCGCTGACCCTACGGCATGGCGACGGAAACCTCATTGAACACAATGTCTTCCTTGGGCATGGCAAGGATCATACGGGCGGGATCCGGGTGATCAATCGCAATCAAACTGTCCGTGAAAACTATATGGAAGGCCTGCGCGGCTTTGGTTTTTCGAGCGCAATGGCTGTGATGAACGGTGTGCCCAACTCACCGGCCAATCGGTACGTTCAAGTGCAGAACGCTCAGATAGAGCGCAATACTATTGTCGATAGCGCGACAATCTCGCTCGGCACAGGCGCGGA from Parasphingopyxis sp. CP4 harbors:
- a CDS encoding FadR/GntR family transcriptional regulator, yielding MSSKRLYQSVAQKIGKLIDDGVYSPGSRLPGERELAEQLGVSRVTIREAEIALQAVGRLEIKTGSGVYVREAPAGDTEKLPTASAFEVTEARLLVESEAAALAAQNITDEEIEQLEHLIDLMGEADHESANEADEAFHLTIAKASNNTALLHNITSLWRMREDLPDVKATYEAVCVDDAQMRSDEHRAVFDALKARDSAGARRAMRDHFHRLIENMLDTTEQQALAEVQKQATESRERFLAAAKMR